Proteins encoded within one genomic window of Candidatus Zixiibacteriota bacterium:
- a CDS encoding ATP-dependent Clp protease ATP-binding subunit — protein sequence MNEMFTELARKAIEYARDEAARLRHDYIGTEHLLLGLIRLGEGRAVEIINNLGLEIQDLKASVEEVVQPAGGTMTMGQLPLTARAKKTLEVSGQEARALKSKDIDTEHILLALLKDEEGVAAQVLSMYEIDYKEVYEELKNIQSGKPSSFKRKRKKSKTPALDHFGRDLTELARRGRLDPIIGREDEIERVSQILSRRKKNNPVLIGEPGVGKTAIAEGLAQRIVEGKIPQTLENKRLVTLDMASLVAGTKYRGQFEERLKAVMQEIINSKDVIIFIDELHTIVGAGGAEGSLDASNIFKPALSRGELQCIGATTLNEYRKYIEKDGALDRRFQTVMVEAPSTENTVQILKGLRHKYEEHHKLVISDEAIEASVKLSNRYITGKFQPDKALDVVDEAGSRAHLATFAKPREFSDIENEITRLQEEKEKAVKNQAFERAAQLRDELKFKKEKLAEMKKDWNDQRDKQRTVLREEDIAAVVSKMTGIPLFRLEEKESRRLLRMEEELRKRIIGQDDAILSITRAIRRARAGLGDPRRPIGSFIFLGPTGVGKTELARALAGFLFEDSDSLIRIDMSEYMEKFAVSRLIGAPPGYVGYEEGGQLTEKVRRRPYSVVLLDEIEKAHPDVFNILLQLMDDGSLTDSFGRRVDFRNTVVIMTSNIGTRRIKDGKTMGFGAEKEDASYDSMKKKVTEELRKMFNPELLNRIDETVVFHSLDIDHIKLIVDILVADVAKRLAEKGISFVLTDPAREFLAHNGYDPMLGARPLKRAIQKYLEDPLAEELLRGQFAGDCNLNIGANAEKLLFTFNDRPAVDKKQEPVAK from the coding sequence ATGAACGAGATGTTTACAGAGTTGGCTCGCAAGGCGATTGAATACGCCCGCGATGAAGCCGCCCGGCTTCGTCATGACTATATCGGCACCGAGCATCTCCTGCTGGGGCTGATTCGCCTCGGGGAGGGGCGAGCAGTCGAGATCATCAACAATCTCGGTCTCGAAATACAGGACCTGAAAGCCTCGGTGGAGGAGGTTGTTCAGCCGGCCGGCGGCACGATGACCATGGGCCAGCTGCCTCTGACCGCTCGGGCGAAAAAGACGCTCGAGGTCTCCGGACAGGAGGCGCGTGCCCTGAAGTCCAAGGACATCGATACCGAGCATATCCTTCTGGCCCTGCTCAAGGATGAAGAGGGAGTGGCGGCGCAGGTACTGTCGATGTACGAAATCGACTATAAAGAAGTTTACGAAGAACTCAAGAATATTCAGAGCGGGAAACCCTCTTCATTTAAGAGGAAACGGAAAAAATCAAAAACCCCGGCGCTGGATCATTTCGGACGCGACCTGACCGAACTGGCCCGCCGCGGGCGTCTTGACCCGATTATCGGCCGGGAGGATGAAATCGAACGAGTCAGCCAGATACTTTCCCGCCGGAAAAAGAACAACCCGGTCCTTATCGGCGAACCGGGCGTCGGCAAGACCGCCATTGCCGAAGGATTGGCGCAGCGCATTGTCGAGGGGAAAATACCCCAGACGCTGGAAAACAAGCGGCTGGTCACTCTCGATATGGCCTCGCTGGTGGCCGGTACCAAGTACCGCGGCCAGTTCGAGGAACGCCTCAAAGCGGTCATGCAGGAGATTATTAATTCCAAGGATGTTATCATTTTCATCGATGAACTGCACACCATCGTCGGCGCCGGCGGCGCCGAGGGTTCGCTCGATGCCAGCAATATTTTCAAACCGGCTCTGTCGCGCGGCGAATTGCAGTGTATCGGCGCCACCACGCTGAACGAGTACCGCAAGTACATAGAGAAAGACGGCGCCCTGGACCGTCGTTTCCAGACGGTCATGGTCGAGGCTCCCTCGACCGAGAATACCGTCCAGATTCTCAAAGGTTTGCGCCATAAGTACGAAGAACATCACAAGCTGGTAATCTCCGATGAGGCGATTGAAGCGTCGGTGAAACTCTCCAACCGATATATCACCGGCAAATTCCAGCCCGATAAGGCGCTTGATGTTGTCGATGAGGCAGGCAGCCGGGCGCACCTGGCCACGTTCGCCAAACCGCGGGAATTCAGCGATATCGAGAACGAAATTACCCGCCTTCAGGAGGAAAAGGAAAAGGCGGTCAAGAACCAGGCTTTCGAACGGGCCGCTCAGCTCCGCGATGAACTGAAATTCAAAAAGGAGAAGCTGGCCGAGATGAAGAAAGACTGGAATGACCAGCGCGATAAACAGCGCACGGTGCTTCGCGAGGAGGATATTGCGGCGGTCGTTTCCAAAATGACCGGTATTCCGCTGTTCCGTCTCGAGGAAAAGGAATCGCGCCGCCTGCTCCGCATGGAGGAGGAACTCAGGAAACGGATTATCGGGCAGGATGACGCGATCCTGTCCATCACCCGCGCCATCCGCCGCGCCCGCGCCGGACTGGGCGACCCGCGCCGTCCCATCGGCTCGTTCATCTTCCTGGGACCGACCGGTGTCGGCAAAACCGAACTGGCCCGCGCTCTGGCGGGGTTCCTGTTCGAAGATTCCGACTCCCTCATCCGTATCGATATGTCGGAGTACATGGAGAAATTTGCCGTGTCGCGCTTGATCGGCGCGCCTCCGGGATATGTCGGATATGAAGAGGGCGGCCAATTGACCGAGAAAGTACGGCGTCGCCCGTACTCGGTAGTGCTGCTCGATGAAATCGAGAAGGCTCATCCGGATGTATTCAATATCCTGCTGCAATTGATGGATGACGGCTCGCTCACCGATTCTTTCGGTCGCCGGGTCGATTTCCGCAACACGGTCGTGATTATGACCTCCAATATCGGCACCCGCCGCATCAAAGACGGCAAAACCATGGGGTTCGGCGCCGAGAAGGAGGATGCCTCGTACGATTCGATGAAAAAGAAAGTCACCGAGGAACTGCGCAAGATGTTCAACCCGGAACTCCTGAACCGCATCGACGAGACGGTAGTATTCCATTCGCTCGACATCGACCATATCAAGCTGATTGTCGATATTCTGGTGGCCGATGTGGCCAAACGTCTGGCCGAAAAAGGTATCAGTTTCGTGTTGACCGACCCGGCGCGCGAATTTTTGGCCCACAATGGGTATGATCCGATGCTGGGTGCTCGTCCGCTTAAACGGGCGATACAGAAGTACCTTGAGGATCCTCTGGCCGAGGAGCTTCTGCGCGGTC